The Moraxella osloensis genome contains a region encoding:
- a CDS encoding L,D-transpeptidase family protein, whose protein sequence is MKKFVLSTLACLIANQAFAATNTVSDTTAKTAPATKAVTKTTTTTKTATTKAASTPTAKKTTTDSKTAKKPQTAKPAANVTQSTSTPKVASAAAMTAATDIPLTPIPATTTALGIKEDATQTGIDSDYTSGAGVAGVSSEELNNTTTAAPTFDPTTVGNNKTATTPASFSNLNLSDYAQLVNSAEWKPGQNVNSATTLKLQALLDWNHASPGPIDGGWGMNAKKALKNFQAMHGLPQDGRMSAEVWKLLNEKIPANQPVLVGYTLTPEDIKGPYQPTPSGSEAKSKMKGLYYQDVQEMLAERFHMDIRYLKKLNSDKKFTVGETITVFNPGAPLNEKITRLVAKKADNILYAYNGDRLIATYPTTVGSSDTPSPTGTFSIVNRVKNPWYRATSGEGKDKKVFMLPPGPNGPVGVVWMGLSKPSYGIHGSPVPEGISRQASHGCVRLTNWDVLEVYANVDTGTKVDLQ, encoded by the coding sequence ATGAAAAAATTTGTACTGTCTACCCTAGCTTGTCTGATTGCCAATCAAGCATTTGCAGCCACCAACACGGTCTCAGACACCACCGCCAAAACGGCACCCGCCACCAAAGCTGTGACCAAAACAACGACCACGACTAAAACTGCCACCACGAAAGCGGCGAGCACCCCTACCGCTAAAAAAACCACTACCGATAGTAAAACGGCTAAAAAACCGCAAACAGCCAAGCCCGCAGCTAACGTCACCCAATCTACCAGCACGCCAAAAGTCGCCTCGGCTGCTGCAATGACGGCAGCAACCGATATCCCTTTGACCCCAATCCCAGCCACCACCACGGCATTAGGTATTAAAGAAGATGCCACGCAAACAGGTATCGACAGTGACTATACCTCGGGTGCAGGTGTCGCAGGCGTGAGCTCTGAAGAGCTCAATAATACTACGACGGCTGCGCCAACTTTTGACCCCACAACGGTAGGTAACAATAAAACAGCAACGACACCTGCCAGTTTTTCTAACCTCAATTTGTCTGACTATGCACAGCTAGTCAATAGCGCCGAATGGAAACCTGGTCAAAATGTTAACTCAGCAACGACCTTAAAACTTCAAGCCTTGTTAGATTGGAATCATGCTTCACCAGGTCCGATTGATGGCGGCTGGGGTATGAATGCCAAAAAAGCGCTCAAAAATTTCCAAGCCATGCACGGACTACCCCAAGATGGCCGTATGAGCGCAGAAGTTTGGAAGCTGTTAAATGAAAAAATCCCTGCCAATCAGCCTGTGTTGGTCGGTTATACGTTGACGCCAGAAGATATTAAAGGTCCGTATCAGCCAACACCGAGTGGTAGTGAAGCCAAATCTAAAATGAAAGGTCTATACTATCAAGACGTCCAAGAAATGTTGGCTGAACGTTTCCACATGGATATTCGCTATCTTAAAAAGCTTAATAGCGATAAAAAATTCACCGTGGGTGAAACCATCACCGTCTTTAACCCAGGCGCGCCACTCAATGAGAAAATCACCCGTTTGGTTGCCAAAAAAGCCGACAATATCTTATACGCTTATAATGGCGATAGATTAATTGCCACTTATCCTACCACGGTCGGTAGTAGTGATACACCGTCTCCTACGGGTACCTTTAGTATTGTCAATCGCGTCAAAAACCCTTGGTACCGCGCCACTAGCGGTGAAGGCAAAGATAAAAAAGTGTTTATGTTGCCGCCAGGACCCAACGGTCCAGTCGGTGTGGTATGGATGGGACTGAGTAAACCCTCATACGGGATTCATGGCTCGCCCGTTCCTGAAGGCATTAGCCGTCAAGCCTCGCACGGCTGTGTTCGCTTAACCAACTGGGATGTGCTTGAAGTTTATGCCAATGTTGATACAGGTACTAAGGTAGATTTACAGTAG
- the aroC gene encoding chorismate synthase, giving the protein MAGNTIGQVFTVTTCGESHGAGLMAIVDGMPPGLPLTEADLQIDLDRRKPGTSKFATQRREDDAVEIISGVFEGKTTGTSIGLLIRNTNQKSKDYSDIKDTFRPNHADYTYSMKYGFRDYRGGGRSSARETAMRVAAGAIAKKYLKQRLGVEVRGYVTQIGDVVAKHIPENTIDWEFVNSNPFFCADIDALPKFEQLITQCREQGTSCGAKLTILASGVPVGLGEPVFDRLDADIAHAMMSINAVKGVEIGDGMAVAGQFGHESRDELTLHGFNANHAGGILGGISSGQTIVVSIALKPTASITTPGQSIDIHGNAVEMLTKGRHDPCVGVRATPIAEAMLAIVLLDHYLRHRGQNADVTVPLTPIV; this is encoded by the coding sequence ATGGCAGGCAATACCATCGGGCAAGTTTTTACCGTCACCACCTGTGGCGAATCACATGGCGCAGGACTTATGGCAATCGTTGACGGTATGCCACCAGGGTTGCCTTTAACCGAAGCAGATCTGCAAATTGACTTGGATCGTCGTAAGCCCGGTACCTCAAAATTTGCGACCCAGCGCCGTGAAGACGATGCAGTTGAAATTATCTCTGGCGTGTTTGAGGGTAAAACGACAGGCACTTCTATTGGGCTTTTGATTCGCAATACCAACCAAAAATCCAAAGATTATAGCGATATTAAAGACACCTTTCGTCCCAACCATGCCGATTATACTTATAGCATGAAATATGGGTTTCGCGATTATCGTGGCGGTGGTCGCTCGTCAGCGCGCGAAACGGCAATGCGGGTGGCGGCGGGCGCGATTGCCAAGAAATATTTGAAACAACGGCTGGGGGTAGAAGTCCGCGGTTATGTCACCCAAATTGGTGATGTGGTTGCCAAACACATACCTGAAAATACGATTGATTGGGAATTTGTCAACAGTAACCCATTTTTTTGTGCGGATATAGACGCCTTGCCAAAGTTTGAGCAGCTGATTACCCAATGCCGTGAGCAAGGGACAAGCTGTGGCGCAAAGCTTACCATATTGGCATCGGGTGTGCCTGTGGGATTGGGTGAGCCTGTGTTTGATAGGCTTGATGCGGATATTGCCCATGCGATGATGAGCATTAATGCGGTCAAAGGCGTTGAAATTGGCGATGGCATGGCAGTGGCGGGACAGTTTGGGCATGAGTCTCGCGATGAGTTAACCTTGCACGGCTTTAATGCCAACCATGCCGGGGGAATTTTAGGGGGAATTTCATCGGGTCAGACGATTGTAGTGAGTATTGCGCTAAAACCTACTGCCAGTATCACCACCCCGGGTCAAAGTATTGATATTCACGGCAATGCAGTAGAGATGCTCACCAAAGGTCGGCATGATCCTTGTGTCGGTGTGCGTGCTACACCGATAGCAGAAGCCATGCTTGCCATTGTGCTGTTAGACCATTATCTGCGTCATCGTGGGCAAAATGCGGATGTCACTGTGCCGCTCACCCCGATTGTATAA
- a CDS encoding extracellular solute-binding protein, giving the protein MRVVTRQTFGKKCWVLGLLVVASAANTAIITGTSIAHNSTAQFAHVSHLPYANPNAPKGGVLSLSAIGTFDSINKWIDVGTPVTGTDYLFESLMTGSLSEAFVQYPLLADKVTYDPDDPSWVIYHINPKAYFWDGTPVTAQDVKASMDALLTKGVMSMRSYLSDVKETQVIDRQTVKFIFKSKDNQEIKLTVAQMPIWSKKSIDGYFDKVGLTPLMGSGAYKVGKIDAGRAITYVRDPNYWGTKPDAGVLVNVGRYNFDQIKYVYYQNPEVAFEGFKSGEYFFRVENKARTWATGYNFPAVKAGMIIKAQITNNNPVPMQAIVMNLRRPIFQDIRVRQAMTLAYDFEWLNKTMFYGQYERLQSFFHGSELAATGTPTPQELAVINPLLPDLEPIQRQAVLSDWQAPKSTGDGFNRDNLLKARELLLQAGFKYQNMKLYQPNGQPAKIEFLSADDKNARIVLPFLRNLQRLGFETSFRQADVPQYLERTRRYDYDMIIDMFAQSLSPGAEQTYMWGSQAADEKGNQNSAGIKNKAIDAVIAKLIVSKNRDDIVLYSKVLDRLLRAGYYVVPTYGKHTDNVAYWKFYEHGPLPSNAIGIDYWWANKDKQAQVMQYLGK; this is encoded by the coding sequence ATGAGGGTAGTCACTCGCCAGACATTTGGCAAAAAATGCTGGGTGCTGGGCTTATTAGTGGTCGCATCCGCTGCCAATACTGCTATCATCACTGGCACATCTATCGCTCACAACAGCACCGCGCAATTTGCCCATGTTTCTCATTTACCCTATGCCAATCCTAACGCCCCCAAAGGCGGTGTGTTGAGCCTATCTGCCATCGGCACCTTTGACAGTATTAATAAATGGATTGATGTCGGTACACCTGTGACCGGCACCGATTATTTGTTTGAAAGCTTGATGACAGGTTCGCTTTCTGAAGCGTTTGTGCAGTACCCACTACTGGCGGATAAAGTCACTTATGACCCAGATGACCCTAGCTGGGTTATCTATCACATCAACCCCAAAGCCTATTTTTGGGATGGCACGCCTGTGACGGCGCAAGATGTCAAAGCCAGTATGGATGCACTGCTGACAAAAGGCGTGATGAGTATGCGTAGCTATCTATCCGATGTCAAAGAAACGCAAGTGATCGATCGACAAACCGTCAAATTTATTTTTAAGTCCAAAGACAACCAAGAAATCAAACTGACCGTCGCGCAAATGCCGATTTGGTCAAAAAAATCGATTGATGGCTATTTTGATAAAGTCGGACTGACGCCACTGATGGGCAGTGGCGCGTATAAAGTCGGCAAAATCGATGCAGGACGCGCTATTACCTATGTGCGTGACCCCAATTATTGGGGCACCAAACCTGACGCAGGCGTGTTGGTGAATGTCGGTCGCTATAATTTTGACCAAATTAAGTATGTGTATTATCAAAACCCCGAAGTGGCATTTGAAGGCTTTAAATCCGGCGAATATTTTTTCCGTGTCGAAAACAAAGCGCGGACATGGGCAACGGGTTATAACTTTCCTGCCGTCAAAGCAGGCATGATCATAAAAGCGCAAATCACCAATAACAACCCCGTACCGATGCAAGCGATTGTGATGAATTTGCGCCGACCGATTTTTCAAGACATTCGGGTGCGCCAAGCGATGACACTGGCGTATGATTTTGAATGGCTCAATAAAACCATGTTTTATGGGCAGTATGAACGCTTGCAAAGTTTTTTTCATGGCTCAGAACTTGCCGCAACCGGCACGCCAACGCCCCAAGAACTGGCGGTTATCAATCCGCTATTACCTGACCTTGAGCCCATTCAAAGACAGGCTGTTTTAAGCGATTGGCAAGCCCCAAAATCAACTGGCGATGGCTTTAATCGCGACAATTTATTAAAAGCGCGTGAATTGCTGCTGCAAGCGGGTTTTAAATACCAAAATATGAAGCTGTATCAGCCCAATGGTCAGCCCGCCAAAATCGAATTTTTATCCGCCGATGACAAGAATGCGCGCATTGTGCTACCTTTTTTACGTAACCTGCAACGACTCGGGTTTGAGACAAGCTTTCGCCAAGCCGATGTGCCCCAGTACTTAGAGCGCACTCGTAGATACGACTATGACATGATTATCGATATGTTTGCCCAAAGTTTGTCACCGGGCGCCGAGCAAACCTATATGTGGGGTTCACAAGCCGCAGACGAAAAAGGCAACCAAAACTCGGCGGGTATCAAAAACAAAGCCATTGATGCGGTGATTGCCAAACTCATAGTGTCGAAGAATCGTGACGATATTGTGCTATACAGCAAAGTATTAGACCGTCTGCTACGGGCGGGCTATTATGTCGTGCCCACTTATGGCAAGCATACTGACAATGTGGCGTATTGGAAATTTTATGAGCATGGGCCGCTACCAAGCAATGCCATCGGTATCGATTATTGGTGGGCGAACAAAGACAAACAAGCACAAGTCATGCAGTATTTAGGAAAATAA
- the serC gene encoding 3-phosphoserine/phosphohydroxythreonine transaminase, producing MSVSFDQRVANFCAGPASMPTAVLQKAQAELLNWQGSGMSVMEMSHRSSEFMGIASKAEQDLRKLMNIPDNYKVLFLQGGASLQFSAIPLNLLKGEADYLDTGIWSKKAISEAKRYEQAGLGKINVVASAKDSNYTTVPPRDSWQLNDNADYFHYCPNETINGLAMFDVPAVNVPIVADMSSCILSSPIDVSKFGLIYAGAQKNIGPAGLTLVIVRDDLIGHANLVCPSILDYKNQADNDSMVNTPATFAWYLAGLVFEWLLEQGGVEAIYQQNLLKAQKLYEFIDQSDFYQNPVNKDNRSIMNVPFTLADSQLDKTFLAKADEAGLLNLKGHRTVGGMRASIYNAIDLATVEKLIKFMQQFEQTSV from the coding sequence ATGAGTGTCAGCTTTGATCAGCGTGTTGCTAACTTTTGTGCAGGCCCAGCGTCTATGCCGACTGCGGTGCTGCAAAAAGCGCAAGCCGAATTGTTAAATTGGCAGGGCTCAGGCATGTCGGTGATGGAGATGAGCCACCGTAGCAGTGAATTTATGGGCATTGCCTCAAAAGCCGAGCAGGATTTGCGAAAGCTGATGAACATTCCTGACAATTATAAAGTGCTATTTTTGCAAGGTGGCGCAAGCTTGCAGTTTTCAGCCATTCCTTTGAATTTACTCAAAGGGGAAGCCGATTATTTAGACACTGGCATTTGGTCTAAAAAAGCCATCAGCGAAGCCAAACGCTATGAGCAAGCAGGGCTAGGCAAAATCAATGTCGTCGCTTCTGCCAAAGACAGCAACTATACCACTGTGCCCCCACGTGATAGCTGGCAACTTAATGACAACGCCGATTATTTCCATTATTGCCCCAATGAGACCATTAATGGCTTGGCGATGTTTGATGTGCCAGCGGTCAATGTACCCATCGTGGCGGATATGTCATCTTGCATCCTATCTAGCCCAATAGATGTATCAAAATTTGGACTGATTTATGCAGGGGCGCAAAAAAATATCGGTCCTGCGGGCTTGACGCTTGTGATTGTCCGTGATGATTTGATCGGTCATGCCAACTTGGTTTGCCCAAGTATCTTGGACTATAAAAACCAAGCCGACAATGATTCGATGGTCAATACCCCAGCAACTTTTGCTTGGTATCTGGCAGGTTTGGTGTTTGAATGGTTGCTTGAGCAAGGGGGTGTCGAGGCAATTTATCAACAAAATTTGTTAAAAGCGCAAAAGCTGTATGAATTTATCGACCAAAGCGATTTTTATCAAAACCCTGTCAACAAAGACAACCGCTCAATCATGAATGTACCCTTTACCTTGGCAGATAGTCAACTTGATAAAACCTTCTTGGCTAAAGCTGACGAAGCCGGATTGTTGAATCTTAAAGGGCACCGTACAGTGGGCGGTATGCGCGCCAGTATTTATAACGCGATTGATTTGGCGACCGTTGAAAAGTTAATCAAATTTATGCAGCAGTTTGAACAAACTAGCGTATAA
- the prmB gene encoding 50S ribosomal protein L3 N(5)-glutamine methyltransferase — MDEESESDDIFDTMQQEFAEAHQSLKTIRDFIRFGVSKLREHDVVVAQGTTDEFAEASAIVLQTLSLDWSADEQILDCRLTNSEKSEVLTLLQRRIVERKPLSYLINLSYFCDLPFYVDERVLIPRSPIAELIRQQFYPYFEPNDLVEKISGTTNDKKFHDHGLYDKQLAQPERMLDLCTGSGCIAIALASRFPDAMVDASDIDKNALEVAAVNVEHHHMNHQVNLIESNLFEKVPAENQYDLIVTNPPYVDAATMADLPPEFLHEPDHALAAGQDGLDLVHHILYNAPDYLTRDGLLVCEVGDSEWALRQAYPEIQFDWLTFAHGGHGVFAMDYDELMENRAYFEQYVNAS; from the coding sequence ATGGATGAAGAAAGCGAATCAGATGACATCTTTGACACCATGCAACAAGAGTTTGCTGAAGCCCACCAAAGCCTAAAAACGATTCGCGATTTTATCCGTTTTGGGGTCAGTAAATTACGGGAGCACGATGTGGTAGTCGCGCAAGGTACCACAGATGAGTTTGCTGAAGCTTCTGCCATTGTGCTACAAACCTTATCGCTTGATTGGTCTGCCGATGAGCAAATCTTAGATTGTCGCCTGACCAATAGCGAAAAATCAGAAGTATTGACATTGTTGCAGCGCCGTATCGTTGAACGTAAACCTTTGAGTTATTTAATTAATTTATCTTATTTTTGCGATTTGCCATTTTACGTGGATGAGCGGGTATTGATTCCGCGCTCGCCAATTGCTGAGCTGATTCGCCAGCAGTTTTATCCGTATTTTGAGCCGAATGATTTGGTTGAAAAAATCAGTGGCACTACTAATGACAAAAAATTTCATGACCACGGATTGTATGATAAGCAGTTAGCACAACCAGAGCGCATGCTAGACTTGTGTACAGGGTCAGGCTGTATTGCCATTGCCTTGGCAAGCCGTTTCCCTGATGCAATGGTCGATGCCAGTGATATCGACAAGAACGCGCTAGAAGTGGCAGCGGTCAATGTGGAACATCACCACATGAACCATCAGGTCAACTTGATTGAGTCAAACTTATTTGAAAAAGTGCCTGCAGAAAATCAATATGATTTGATTGTCACCAACCCGCCGTATGTCGATGCGGCAACGATGGCAGATTTACCACCCGAGTTCTTGCATGAGCCAGACCACGCGTTGGCAGCGGGACAAGATGGCTTGGATTTGGTGCATCATATCTTATACAACGCCCCAGATTATCTAACTCGTGACGGCTTGCTGGTGTGCGAGGTGGGGGATAGTGAATGGGCACTGCGCCAAGCCTATCCTGAAATCCAGTTTGATTGGTTAACCTTTGCGCATGGGGGACATGGGGTTTTTGCCATGGATTATGATGAATTAATGGAAAATCGGGCATATTTTGAGCAGTATGTGAATGCTTCTTAG
- a CDS encoding PIN domain nuclease yields MNLPIIADTSVWIDYFNGHSTPHTDFLDTQLEASNVAIFDVILMEILQGFRLDTDYNQAKNALDSLLCYDILNQQNAIKYADYYRQLRKQGITIRKANDVMIASFCVEHQLPLLFCDRDFMPFTQHFGLISALSFS; encoded by the coding sequence GTGAACTTGCCTATCATCGCTGATACTAGCGTTTGGATAGACTATTTTAACGGTCATTCAACACCCCACACCGATTTTTTGGACACGCAACTTGAGGCAAGTAATGTAGCGATTTTTGATGTGATTTTGATGGAAATCTTGCAAGGTTTTCGCCTTGATACAGACTACAATCAAGCCAAAAATGCCCTTGATAGTTTATTATGTTACGATATTTTAAACCAACAAAATGCGATTAAATACGCTGATTATTACCGCCAATTACGCAAGCAAGGCATTACCATTCGTAAAGCCAATGATGTGATGATTGCTAGTTTTTGCGTTGAACATCAATTACCCCTGTTATTTTGCGATAGAGATTTTATGCCGTTTACTCAGCATTTTGGGTTGATTTCTGCATTGAGTTTTAGTTAA
- the yejB gene encoding microcin C ABC transporter permease YejB encodes MGKYIVKRLLLIIPTLFLILLTNFIIVQAAPGGPVEQKISQIEAEQKQGATQTQLSTTTYQGSRGLSPDMVEAIKKQYGFDKSAPERFWLMLKSYAKGDFGTSFFKGKPVSQLILDKMPVSISLGLWSTLLIYLIAVPLGIAKARRHNSLMDKTTALLLAVSYAVPVYVLAVVLLVMLAGGSYWQIFPLQGLVSENFDKLSTFGKIKDYFWHLALPITASTIGGFAGLAYLTKFSFMEELNKQYVLTARSKGLSEKKVLYGHVFRNAMMIIIAGLPSAIVGIFFTGNFLIEVIFNLDGLGRLGFEAIGQRDYPVIFGTLFIFTLMGLILQLISDVTYHLIDPRIDFEGR; translated from the coding sequence ATGGGCAAATATATTGTTAAACGGCTGTTATTAATCATCCCCACCTTGTTTTTGATTCTACTCACCAATTTTATCATTGTACAAGCCGCTCCCGGAGGTCCTGTCGAGCAAAAAATATCCCAAATTGAAGCAGAACAAAAACAGGGCGCCACCCAAACCCAGCTGTCAACGACCACTTATCAAGGCAGTCGCGGTTTATCGCCAGACATGGTCGAGGCTATCAAAAAACAATACGGCTTTGATAAATCCGCGCCCGAGCGATTTTGGCTGATGCTGAAAAGCTATGCCAAGGGCGATTTTGGTACCTCGTTTTTTAAAGGCAAACCTGTGTCACAGCTGATTTTGGATAAAATGCCCGTGTCGATTTCGCTAGGGCTTTGGAGTACGCTACTGATTTATTTAATCGCTGTGCCGCTTGGGATTGCCAAAGCCAGACGCCATAATTCACTGATGGATAAAACCACCGCGTTGCTGCTTGCGGTGAGTTATGCCGTGCCTGTGTATGTGCTTGCGGTAGTGTTACTGGTGATGTTGGCAGGGGGGAGTTATTGGCAAATTTTTCCGCTACAAGGCTTGGTGAGTGAGAATTTTGATAAACTGTCCACGTTTGGCAAAATCAAAGATTATTTTTGGCATTTGGCATTACCCATCACCGCAAGCACGATTGGCGGGTTTGCAGGTCTTGCGTATTTGACCAAGTTTAGTTTTATGGAAGAGCTCAACAAACAATACGTGCTGACGGCTCGCAGTAAAGGGTTAAGCGAAAAAAAAGTGCTATACGGTCATGTATTTCGCAATGCGATGATGATTATTATTGCAGGCTTGCCGTCGGCGATTGTAGGAATATTTTTTACCGGCAATTTTTTGATTGAAGTAATTTTTAACTTGGATGGTTTGGGACGACTGGGGTTCGAAGCGATTGGGCAACGCGATTATCCGGTGATTTTTGGCACGTTGTTTATTTTTACCTTGATGGGGCTGATTTTGCAGTTGATAAGTGATGTAACTTATCATCTCATTGATCCCCGTATTGATTTTGAGGGTCGCTAA
- the gloB gene encoding hydroxyacylglutathione hydrolase: MLKIHPIPAFTDNYIWAIINDETQEVIIVDAGDAEPVLEFVNRKNLTITQIWVTHHHSDHIGGVTALANAFPNAQIFAHANIHPLINATHLIPVAEGRELTAWGSPVQVWQVAGHTENHLAYLVTLDNRLHIFCGDTLFRAGCGRVFTGTIEALFESFDRFAQLHDDETLFYPAHEYTLSNLNFAQFIEPNNSAIVQAIAHDSELRQQNTPTLPTTLADEKAINPFMRAVIAPSDEMITTVQTQTGIEDDSHFEIFKALRQLKNNF, from the coding sequence ATGCTAAAAATCCACCCAATCCCGGCCTTCACTGACAACTACATTTGGGCGATTATCAATGATGAAACACAAGAAGTGATTATTGTTGATGCCGGCGATGCTGAGCCTGTTTTAGAATTTGTAAACCGTAAAAATCTAACCATCACCCAAATATGGGTGACCCATCATCACAGCGACCACATCGGCGGCGTAACAGCATTGGCAAATGCGTTTCCAAACGCACAGATTTTTGCGCATGCCAATATTCACCCGTTAATCAATGCCACGCATTTAATCCCCGTCGCTGAAGGACGCGAATTAACCGCTTGGGGCAGTCCTGTGCAGGTGTGGCAGGTGGCAGGGCATACCGAAAATCATTTAGCGTATTTAGTGACGCTTGATAACCGTCTGCATATCTTTTGTGGAGATACGCTATTTCGCGCAGGGTGTGGCCGTGTTTTTACCGGCACGATTGAAGCATTGTTTGAAAGCTTTGACCGTTTTGCGCAGTTACATGACGATGAAACGCTATTTTATCCTGCCCATGAGTATACTTTGTCAAATCTTAACTTTGCCCAGTTTATCGAGCCCAATAATTCAGCCATTGTACAGGCAATAGCGCATGACAGTGAGTTACGCCAGCAAAATACGCCAACCTTGCCGACCACGCTTGCCGATGAAAAAGCCATCAATCCATTTATGCGTGCAGTGATTGCACCCAGTGATGAGATGATAACAACCGTACAAACGCAGACAGGCATTGAAGATGACAGTCATTTTGAGATATTTAAAGCCTTACGTCAACTAAAAAATAACTTTTAA
- a CDS encoding ABC transporter permease: protein MLIKHPVWQARIHRFRRNRLGFFSLIMFSLIFLACMGANLIANDKPILVNYQNHWYFPIVKSYPETTFGGVFETETNYQDPVVKNLINQHGYMIEPMIPFADQTPSVSRDVPFPAPPNSENWLGTDDQGRDVLARVLYGLRVSLLFGLALTVAGSIIGIAVGAVQGYFGGWTDLVGQRLMEVWGGLPQLFMIIILVSLFSPSVFVLFGLMLLFGWMGLVGLVRAEFLRARNFDYVRSAKAMGVSDAKIMFRHILPNAMSSSLSQLPFILTANITALTTLDYLGYGLPAGSPSLGELISQGKDNLDSPWLALAGFFSLTIVLSLLIFIGEALRDAFDPRQS, encoded by the coding sequence ATGCTGATAAAACATCCTGTTTGGCAAGCCCGCATTCACCGCTTTCGGCGTAATCGGTTGGGATTTTTTTCGCTCATCATGTTTAGCCTGATTTTCCTTGCCTGTATGGGGGCAAACCTTATCGCCAATGACAAGCCCATACTGGTCAATTACCAAAATCACTGGTATTTTCCCATCGTCAAGTCTTACCCCGAAACCACCTTTGGCGGGGTGTTTGAGACCGAAACCAATTACCAAGACCCTGTGGTCAAAAACCTAATCAACCAACATGGCTACATGATTGAGCCTATGATACCGTTTGCTGACCAAACCCCAAGTGTGAGTCGTGATGTGCCGTTTCCTGCGCCGCCAAATAGCGAGAACTGGCTCGGCACAGACGACCAAGGTCGAGATGTGCTGGCAAGGGTATTGTATGGCTTGCGTGTATCGCTATTATTTGGGTTGGCGTTGACGGTGGCAGGGTCAATCATTGGCATTGCGGTGGGGGCGGTGCAAGGGTATTTTGGCGGCTGGACGGATTTGGTGGGTCAGCGGTTGATGGAAGTGTGGGGTGGTCTACCACAGCTATTTATGATTATTATTTTGGTCAGTCTGTTTAGCCCAAGTGTGTTTGTGTTGTTTGGGCTGATGCTGCTGTTTGGCTGGATGGGGCTCGTTGGTCTGGTGCGTGCCGAGTTTTTGCGAGCGAGAAATTTTGATTATGTACGCTCGGCAAAGGCGATGGGGGTGTCAGATGCCAAGATTATGTTTCGCCATATTTTGCCCAATGCGATGTCGTCGAGTCTGTCGCAGTTGCCGTTTATTTTGACCGCCAATATCACGGCACTCACCACGCTTGATTATTTGGGCTATGGCTTGCCTGCGGGGTCACCGTCTTTGGGGGAGCTAATCTCACAGGGAAAAGATAATTTGGATTCACCGTGGCTGGCTTTGGCAGGGTTTTTTAGTTTGACGATTGTGTTGTCGCTGCTGATTTTTATTGGGGAAGCGCTGCGAGATGCATTTGACCCACGGCAGTCTTGA
- a CDS encoding type II toxin-antitoxin system VapB family antitoxin codes for MRTNIIIDDNLMQQTLQATGIKTKKEAVEQGLKLLLQKSQQQKIRDLRGKLHWEGDLAEMRKTGVEA; via the coding sequence ATGCGAACTAACATCATAATAGATGACAATCTAATGCAACAGACCCTACAAGCCACAGGCATTAAAACTAAAAAAGAAGCCGTCGAACAAGGGCTAAAGCTACTCTTGCAAAAAAGCCAACAACAAAAAATCCGTGACTTACGGGGCAAACTGCACTGGGAAGGCGACTTAGCCGAGATGCGTAAAACCGGTGTTGAAGCGTGA